The following proteins are co-located in the Hevea brasiliensis isolate MT/VB/25A 57/8 chromosome 11, ASM3005281v1, whole genome shotgun sequence genome:
- the LOC110669097 gene encoding uncharacterized protein LOC110669097: MTQYDDGFGYHLHQHYHQNLILIDLSVACSIAVLPFMEAKEFIELFDSCWFEMEIFKKQSRLLKSSGVDANPDQQNQKEAPKPEIYTVPTIISRSMSDQLWPKASFGSGFSLSPDSVLPKPKLETNLSSKEITEEEGENSVPIQTQKLYVRESPISKTRSRRRGKKTLNKSLSELEFEELKGFMDLGFLFSEEDKDSSLVSIIPGLQRLGKKDGAEESRVDEATVSRPYLSEAWSGLERRKKEDSLMNWRIPALSNEMDMKDNLKWWAHTVASTVR; this comes from the exons CCAAAATCTG ATTCTGATTGACCTCTCGGTTGCTTGTTCTATAGCCGTCTTGCCATTTATGGAAGCGAAAGAATTTATTGAGCTCTTTGATTCGTGCTGGTTTGAGATGGAAATTTTCAAGAAACAATCACGTTTATTAAAATCATCAGGTGTTGATGCCAACCCAGATCAACAAAATCAGAAAGAAGCACCAAAACCAGAGATTTACACAGTGCCAACAATCATTTCAAGGTCTATGAGTGATCAATTGTGGCCTAAAGCAAGCTTTGGTTCTGGTTTTTCTCTCTCTCCGGACTCAGTCCTCCCCAAGCCAAAGCTCGAAACCAATCTTTCAAGCAAGGAAATTACAGAAGAAGAGGGAGAAAATTCTGTGCCAATACAAACACAGAAACTATATGTCCGAGAATCACCTATAAGTAAGACGAGAAGCAGGAGAAGAGGGAAGAAAACTTTGAACAAGAGTTTGTCAGAATTGGAATTTGAAGAGCTTAAAGGGTTTATGGATTTGGGTTTTCTGTTTTCTGAGGAAGACAAGGATTCAAGTTTGGTTTCAATAATTCCAGGGTTACAAAGACTGGGAAAGAAAGATGGAGCAGAAGAGAGTCGAGTTGATGAGGCCACAGTTTCAAGGCCTTATCTTTCTGAAGCATGGAGTGGCCtggaaaggagaaagaaagaggaTTCTCTGATGAATTGGAGAATTCCTGCTTTGAGTAATGAGATGGACATGAAAGATAATCTTAAATGGTGGGCTCATACTGTTGCGTCTACTGTTAGATAA